CCAAAGTAGTCCCGATTGATAAAGCCAGTGTCGTGTTGACGATACTGTTATCATTCTTGGTGCTTAGGGAGCCTGCAACAATGCCTGTTGTGGCGGGTGGTGTCATCATATCCATTGGGACTTTTGTGCTGATTGGAAAAGACAAAAATAAGAAAAAGCAGAAGAAAAAGGTGTTCAACACGAAATCTTATATTTTTCTCGCCATCATGTCCGCTGTCTTCGCTGCCCTGACCAATATCCTGGCGAAAATCGGTATTGAGGATGTCGACTCAAATGTGGCTACCTTCATCCGAACAGTCGTGATCATTATTTTTGCCTGGGGAATTGTGTTTTTTCAGGGAACTGTAAAGGAACTAACGAAAATATCAAGGAAGTCCTACATCTTCTTGATACTATCCGGCGCCGCAACTGGTTTCTCATGGTTATGTTATTTTGCAGCCCTAGCAATCGGCAAGGTGAGCATCGTCAACCCAATTGATAAATTCAGCGTCGTCTTGACGATGGTCCTAAGCTTCATCATTTTAAAAGAAAAACCAACCAAATCAACCGTCGCAGGTGCCGTACTGATTACGATTGGGACTGGGTTACTGATATTATAGAGGGCTGTAAATCCATGGATGCTCCCTTTTTGCATCGATGACCTCATTAGTGCTCATAGAGTTTTTCTATGGGACCTTTTGCGTTCCCACGACCTCTTTCGAGCTGATAGAATTGTTATATGGACCTTTTGGTGCTCAACAATCTCACTTGGACCTATAGAATTTTTCTAAAAGCCCCTTTGACGCTCCAACGACTTCATTCAGACTTATAGAATTCCCGTTTTAATTCAATAAAAAATTACAAAAAGGCCAAATCGTCCCCGATTTGGCATAAAGCATCTTAAACTTTCAAAGCAGATTGTACTTTCCAGATTTGGTCTGCATATTCCATGATGGTTCTGTCACTGGAGAAATATCCTGACTTGGCGATATTTATCAGGCTCTTTTGCAGCCATGCGTTCCGGTCTAAATAACTTCGGCTAATCTCCTGATGGGCCTCTGCATAGGAAGCAAAGTCCCGCAAAACAAAATACTGATCATTATGGCCAAGCAGTGTGTCAAACACTTCATTAAAATGGTTTTCTGTATCAGGGAAGAATCCATTGACCAGCTGGTCGACCACTTCCCGGATCCGTTCATCATGGTGATAATATTCGAGCGAATGGTAGCCGCCATTATTCTGGTAATCTAGCACTTCTTCTGCGGTCAACCCGAACAGGAAGATATTTTCCCTGCCGACCAAATCGGTGATTTCGACATTGGCCCCGTCCAGCGTGCCGAGTGTCAAAGCCCCGTTCATCATGAATTTCATATTCCCAGTGCCGGAGGCCTCTTTGCTGGCAGTTGAGATCTGTTCGCTGATATCCGCAGCCGGAAAAATCTCTTCAGCAAGCGATACACGGTAGTTTTCAAGGAAAACAACCTTCAGCTTCCCATTGATCGCAGGGTCATTGTTCACCTTGTCTGCGACGCAGTTAATCAGCTTGATGACCTTCTTGGCAAAATAATAACCAGGTGAAGCCTTTGCCCCGAAGATAAAAGTACGCGGGTATAGCAAGGCTTCAGGATCCTTTTTCAAAGCATTATATAGATGCATGATGTGCAGGACATTCAGCAGCTGCCGCTTATAAGCATGCAGCCTTTTTACCTGGACATCAAAAATTGATTCTGTATCCACCTGAATCCCGGTTTTATCCAGTATCCGGTTTGCCAGCCGCTCCTTGTTAGCCTGCTTGATTCCATGCAATTTTTCAAGGAAAGCGGAGTCATCCTTAAACCGCATCAAATTCTCCAATTGCTGTGGAGACGAAACCCACTCAGTACCAATAGCATCCGTAATCAATCCGGACAAACCAGGGTTTGCTTTCAGCAGCCAGCGGCGGTGGGTAATCCCATTCGTCTTATTGTTAAAACGCTCAGGATAAAATTGATAAAACAGGTTCATTTCCCGATTTTTCAAGATCTCAGTATGCAGCTGTGCTACTCCATTGACACTGTGGCTGCCGACAATGGCAAGCGGAGCCATCCGCACCTCGTCATGGGCGATGATCGCCATGCTTTCAACCCTGCCCCAATCACCAGGATACTGATCCCATACCTGCTTGCAGAAGCGTTCATTGATTTCTTCAACGATCATGAAAATGCGCGGCAGCAGCGGCTTGAAAATTCGGATTGGCCATCTCTCAAGCGCCTCAGCCAGGGTCGTATGGTTCGTATAGGAAAGTGTCTGGACAGTGATATTCCAGGCATCTTCCCAGCCCAGGCCTTCCTCATCCATCAGGATCCTCATCAACTCAGGAACGGCAATCGCAGGATGCGTGTCATTGATATGGATGCTCACATAGTCATGGAACTCTAGCAAGCTCTTATTCTTCTTTTTAAAAGAGTTCACAATCGCCTTCAGACTTGATGATACAAGGAAATATTGCTGCTTCAGCCGAAGGATCTTTCCTTCATCATGCGTGTCATCAGGATATAAAAATTCGGAAACCGATTCGGTATCCTTCTTGTATTTAAAAATATCCGCGTTTGCCGGGAACCTTGATGGCTCGGCATTCCACAGCCTTAACGTGTTGACCGTCTGGGTCTCATAACCGATGACAGGCAAGTCATACGGTACAGCCATGATCGTCTCGGCATTCAGATGCCTGAAGACAAGCCGGCCATTTTCAATCCTGCTTTCGATTTCACCCCAAAACGGGACCTCGACCGCATCATCCGTCTTGCGAACTTCCCAAACATGACCATGCCTAAGCCATTGTTCAGGAAGCTCGACTTGATAGCCATCGACTATTTTCTGCTCAAACAGACCGTGTTTATAGCGAATTCCGCAGCCATGTCCCGGCAGGTCAAGAGACGCGAGGGAATCTAAGAAACAGGCAGCAAGGCGGCCTAGACCACCGTTGCCCAGCCCTGCATCCGCCTCGATTTCCTCCAGCTGATCAAGCTCGATCCCCAGTTCCCTAAGCCCTTCACAGACTACTTTTTCCACCCCTAAATTAATGAGGTTATGCCTCAGCAGCCTGCCCAGCAGGAACTCAATCGACAAGTAATAGACCTGTTTTTTCGCTCCGGCACGATATAATTCATTTGTTTTAATCCAATCAGAACTCACATGCTCCCTGATCATATGCCCGAGAGTCTGGAATTGCTCCCGGCTCGTGCTTTCTTCAAAGCTGGTTCCAAACATCATCTCGAGTTTTTTCAAGAAAGCATTTTTGAACTTGGGAACACTAGAAAACATGCGATTCACTCCTTGAGATGAGATCGGTATACAACTCATTGTATTGTTTGGCAGATTGTGCCCAACTATAGTCTGTCTCCATAGCGTTTTTCGCCAGCATCAGCCATTTTTCGCGCTTTTGGTAAAAAGACAACGCCCGCTGGATTGTAAAGAGCATGTCATGGGCATTGAAGTTGGCAAAGGAAAAACCATTGCCCTCACCATTAAATTCATTATAAGGCTGTACGGTATCGTTAAGGCCGCCTGTCTCTCTCACAACAGGAATGGATCCATAACGCATCGCGATCATCTGGCTCAGACCACATGGTTCGAACTTGGAAGGCATCAGGAATAAATCCGAGCCTGCGTAAACTTGGTGGGCAAGATTTTCATCAAAGCCAATGTAGACACCACATTGCTCAGGATATTGCACAGACATGTCCCTGAAAAATTGTTCAAATTCAGGGTCGCCAGTTCCCAGGACGACAAGCTGTAATCCGGTCGCCATGATTTCATGGAAGACTCCCCTGACCAAATCGAGCCCCTTCTGCTTCGTCAGCCTCGTAATCATTGCCACTACAGGGGTTTCCTCGTTTTCCGGCAAACCGAAATTAAGTTGCACTTGAAGCTTGTTTTCGACTCTTCTTTCTAGTGAGCTTCCCTCGAACTTGGCAGCCAATCCTGGGTATTTTTTAGGATTATATAAGTCATGATCTATTCCATTAAGGATTCCTGAAAGATCCTCGCTTCTTTTACGCAGAATGCCATCCAGCTTTTCACCATAAAACTCTGTCTGTATTTCCTCCTTGTACGTCGGACTGACAGTAGTGATATGGTCAGCAGCAATCAAAGCACCTTTCATGAAATTGGTGTTCCCGAAGAACTCCAACTGCTCTTCATTAAAATATTGGCTGTCAATCTGCAGAAGATCCCCCAATACTTCCGGAGGGAAAATCCCCTGGAACTGCAGATTATGGATGGTGAACACAGATCTGATCAATCCGTAACCAGGACGCTTATAGTACTCTGTCCTGAGTAAAAATGGAATCATCCCTGTATGCCAGTCATGGCAGTGAATCACATCAGGGTAAAATTCGATTTCTGCGATAAACTCAAGGACGGCCCTGTTAAAAAACGCGAACCGTTCTCCATCATCGTAATGCCCGTAAAGGCTGTCTCGCTTGAAATAATACTCATTATCTACAAAATAGAATGTAACACCGTCATACTCAAGAGTCTCAATGCCGCAATATTGTGAGCGCCAGCCTAGCTGCACATGATACTCTTTTACTTTCTTCATTTCAGAACGGAATTTCTCAGGTATCAAACCGTATTTCGGTAAAATCACCCGGACATCCGCTCCCAGCTTTTTGAGTTCCTTCGGAAGTGAACCCGCTACATCAGCCAGGCCTCCTGACTTGATGAACGGGACGCATTCCGAGACAGCAAATAAAACCTTCACGGCCTGCTCCCTACTCCCTGGACCGATCCTTTGCGGATAACAGCCGGTGAGTCTGCTGGCGCTGTGATCACTGTTCCTTCTTCGATTCTCGCATCCTTATCAACAATCACTGAATCCAATATGCAATTCTCCTTGATTTGTGTCTTTTGCATGATGATGCAATTACGGATGACAGTACCCTTGCCGATTTTCACCCCGCGGGCAATGATGCTGTTTTCCACCGTGCCTTCAATCATTCCCCCGTTTGCTACCATTGAGTTTCTTACTGACGCGTCAATATCATAACGGGTAGGAGGTTCATCCTTCACCTTTGTCAGGATCGGCCTTTCCTTAAGGAATAACTCTTTCCATACTTCAGGTTTCAACAAATCCATGCTCGTGTTAAAATACTGTTCAATCGTATCAACCATGGAAGCATAGCCTTCAAAATTGTAATAGCAGAGATGGAACTGGCTATCGTGATCGGTCACGACATCTTTCATATTCGAGTAACCCGTTTCATTCCTCGTCGCAATTAAATCCATCAACAAGGTCTTTTTTACGAGGTATATGCCCATGGATTTTCCTGCCTTCTGTACCTCGGTGATATCGCATCCAGATTTGATATGCCAGTCAAGGAGCGGCTGGAAATCCATATTGAATACCGTATATGAATTGGCAATCAGTGCATACTCCTGGGTACTCCGTTCAAAAAAGTCAATGTTATCAGCAAAGTGGTCCAGCGTGCCGATTCCTGTATAATGTTTATCCAGATTAGGTGCAGGGAAGAAAAATAGTCCATCCCTTTTTCGATTAAGATCCCAGTTCCTCCCTGACCCCAAATGGTCCATTAGCGACCTGTATTGGAATTTAGGAAAGATAGCTACACTCTGGATACCGGAGTTGACCATATTGGAAAGGATAAAGTCAATCAGCCGATATCGCCCGCCGAAAGGGATTGCTGCTACAGATCGATGAATGGACAGTTCATGCAGATCATCGTGAACAGTTGTCGCATCTATTACTCCTAATAATTGTTTGTTCATTTGTTTTTCCTCCCAAATCGGTTCAATTGGATTGCAATGCTCCGATTGTTTCTTCTGATACTAATGTAATTTCGTCTTTATCGTTCTCGTCTGGCTTGATGATTGTTCCATCCGGGACGTAGACTCCAGGAGAGACAATCGCCTTTTCAATCACACAGTTGTGTCCAATAACCGCATCCGGCATAATCACCGTTTCCTTCACTACCGCTCCCTTTTTCACGGTAACCCCTTGGAACACGACGGTTCTGGAAACCTCCCCTTCAATCTTGCAGCCTTCATTGACCAGGGATTCAGATACTTCTCCTGCTGGGCAAATATATTGAGGCGGCTGGTTTGGGTTGACAGAATAAATCCGCCAAGAATGATCAAACAGGTTCAGTTCGCAATCTTTATCCAGTAAGTCCATATTGGCTTCCCAAAGACTTTGTATAGTTCCTACATCCTTCCAGTAGCCTTTAAAAGGATAGGCAAATAACTTCCTATTTTCTTCAATCAGCAGCGGAATGATATCTTTGCCAAAATCATGGCTTGATTCGGGGTTTTGGTCATCCCTTATCAGATATTCCCTTAATACGCTCCATTTAAAAATATAAATCCCCATCGAAGCGAGATTATTTTTCGCTGCATCCGGTTTTTCTTCAAATTCGGTGATTCTAAGGTCAGAATCTGTATTCATGATGCCAAATCGGTTCGTCTCTTCCCATGGTACTTCAATGACCGAAATCGTCACATCGGCACCTTTTTCAATATGATGTTCCAGCATCAATTCATAATTCATTTTATAAATATGGTCACCAGAGAGAATCAAAACATATTCCGGATCATACTGATCAAGATAATTCAGGTTCTGGAAAATCGCGCTTGCCGTGCCAGAATACCATTTCACTTCGGAACTTTCAGCATAAGGCGGCAGCACAGTCACACCGCCATCC
This portion of the Mesobacillus sp. S13 genome encodes:
- a CDS encoding EamA family transporter, with translation MSIILALLAALFASFTAILAKIGIEDVDSNLATAVRTIVVVIMAYIMVMITGQTENIMDVSTKSFIFLVLSGLTTGLSWLAFFKAIQIGDVSKVVPIDKASVVLTILLSFLVLREPATMPVVAGGVIISIGTFVLIGKDKNKKKQKKKVFNTKSYIFLAIMSAVFAALTNILAKIGIEDVDSNVATFIRTVVIIIFAWGIVFFQGTVKELTKISRKSYIFLILSGAATGFSWLCYFAALAIGKVSIVNPIDKFSVVLTMVLSFIILKEKPTKSTVAGAVLITIGTGLLIL
- a CDS encoding glycogen/starch/alpha-glucan phosphorylase, with the translated sequence MFSSVPKFKNAFLKKLEMMFGTSFEESTSREQFQTLGHMIREHVSSDWIKTNELYRAGAKKQVYYLSIEFLLGRLLRHNLINLGVEKVVCEGLRELGIELDQLEEIEADAGLGNGGLGRLAACFLDSLASLDLPGHGCGIRYKHGLFEQKIVDGYQVELPEQWLRHGHVWEVRKTDDAVEVPFWGEIESRIENGRLVFRHLNAETIMAVPYDLPVIGYETQTVNTLRLWNAEPSRFPANADIFKYKKDTESVSEFLYPDDTHDEGKILRLKQQYFLVSSSLKAIVNSFKKKNKSLLEFHDYVSIHINDTHPAIAVPELMRILMDEEGLGWEDAWNITVQTLSYTNHTTLAEALERWPIRIFKPLLPRIFMIVEEINERFCKQVWDQYPGDWGRVESMAIIAHDEVRMAPLAIVGSHSVNGVAQLHTEILKNREMNLFYQFYPERFNNKTNGITHRRWLLKANPGLSGLITDAIGTEWVSSPQQLENLMRFKDDSAFLEKLHGIKQANKERLANRILDKTGIQVDTESIFDVQVKRLHAYKRQLLNVLHIMHLYNALKKDPEALLYPRTFIFGAKASPGYYFAKKVIKLINCVADKVNNDPAINGKLKVVFLENYRVSLAEEIFPAADISEQISTASKEASGTGNMKFMMNGALTLGTLDGANVEITDLVGRENIFLFGLTAEEVLDYQNNGGYHSLEYYHHDERIREVVDQLVNGFFPDTENHFNEVFDTLLGHNDQYFVLRDFASYAEAHQEISRSYLDRNAWLQKSLINIAKSGYFSSDRTIMEYADQIWKVQSALKV
- the glgA gene encoding glycogen synthase GlgA encodes the protein MKVLFAVSECVPFIKSGGLADVAGSLPKELKKLGADVRVILPKYGLIPEKFRSEMKKVKEYHVQLGWRSQYCGIETLEYDGVTFYFVDNEYYFKRDSLYGHYDDGERFAFFNRAVLEFIAEIEFYPDVIHCHDWHTGMIPFLLRTEYYKRPGYGLIRSVFTIHNLQFQGIFPPEVLGDLLQIDSQYFNEEQLEFFGNTNFMKGALIAADHITTVSPTYKEEIQTEFYGEKLDGILRKRSEDLSGILNGIDHDLYNPKKYPGLAAKFEGSSLERRVENKLQVQLNFGLPENEETPVVAMITRLTKQKGLDLVRGVFHEIMATGLQLVVLGTGDPEFEQFFRDMSVQYPEQCGVYIGFDENLAHQVYAGSDLFLMPSKFEPCGLSQMIAMRYGSIPVVRETGGLNDTVQPYNEFNGEGNGFSFANFNAHDMLFTIQRALSFYQKREKWLMLAKNAMETDYSWAQSAKQYNELYTDLISRSESHVF
- a CDS encoding sugar phosphate nucleotidyltransferase; this encodes MNKQLLGVIDATTVHDDLHELSIHRSVAAIPFGGRYRLIDFILSNMVNSGIQSVAIFPKFQYRSLMDHLGSGRNWDLNRKRDGLFFFPAPNLDKHYTGIGTLDHFADNIDFFERSTQEYALIANSYTVFNMDFQPLLDWHIKSGCDITEVQKAGKSMGIYLVKKTLLMDLIATRNETGYSNMKDVVTDHDSQFHLCYYNFEGYASMVDTIEQYFNTSMDLLKPEVWKELFLKERPILTKVKDEPPTRYDIDASVRNSMVANGGMIEGTVENSIIARGVKIGKGTVIRNCIIMQKTQIKENCILDSVIVDKDARIEEGTVITAPADSPAVIRKGSVQGVGSRP
- a CDS encoding glucose-1-phosphate adenylyltransferase, producing the protein MQKKKCVAMLLAGGKGSRLHSLTKNLAKPAVPFGGKYRIIDFPLSNCTNSGIHTVGVLTQYQPLLLNSYIGIGSAWDLDRKDGGVTVLPPYAESSEVKWYSGTASAIFQNLNYLDQYDPEYVLILSGDHIYKMNYELMLEHHIEKGADVTISVIEVPWEETNRFGIMNTDSDLRITEFEEKPDAAKNNLASMGIYIFKWSVLREYLIRDDQNPESSHDFGKDIIPLLIEENRKLFAYPFKGYWKDVGTIQSLWEANMDLLDKDCELNLFDHSWRIYSVNPNQPPQYICPAGEVSESLVNEGCKIEGEVSRTVVFQGVTVKKGAVVKETVIMPDAVIGHNCVIEKAIVSPGVYVPDGTIIKPDENDKDEITLVSEETIGALQSN